The Doryrhamphus excisus isolate RoL2022-K1 chromosome 1, RoL_Dexc_1.0, whole genome shotgun sequence genome includes a window with the following:
- the LOC131126427 gene encoding arylsulfatase I-like, with protein sequence MQAAAATFVLMTSIFCLHGLVSSSGRERHQKDGAPPPKPPKQPHIIFILIDDQGFNDIGYHNPAIKTPTLDKLAAEGVKLENYYVQPICTPSRSQLLTGRYQIHTGLQHSIIRPSQPSCLPLHMDTLPERLRQAGYATHMVGKWHLGFYRKACLPTRKGFDTFFGSLTGSVDYYSYGSCDGPGVCGYDLHDDEGVAWGHEGKYSTTLFTQRARKILESHAPGERPLFLLLSLQAVHTPLQPPKSYIYPYRHMANVARRKFAAMVSTVDEAVRNVTYALRKYGFYRNSIIIYSTDNGAQPFTGGSNWPLRGRKGTYWEGGVRGVAFVHSPLLRRRRRVSKALLHITDWFPTLVGLAGGNVSQNLDGYDVWAAISEGKKSPRQEILHNIDPLHKPPTPAATWDTSAEGAPEDPSKALALKKPKKKQRMSVFKRPKVNLKAKNKQKLQSKSPKPRLKVQHAFNNQPGISSSKSRRTTSQEQNLSWPQTTKTKLKMHLKSKTMFSHQNVSHPDKNTLPTPPPQSVWDASVQAAIRVGDWKMLTGDPGHGEWVPPQVLPTLPGRWWNLERAFSALYRTFKHKNIWLFNISADPYERRDLAEQRPDVVQQLLSRLAYYNRTAVPVYFPPDDPSAHPGLHGGAWVPWVEEEKEEEKYEGIYKKVHEKNKKKRKKCRLCKLKSFFLKLNTRIMSSRI encoded by the exons ATGCAGGCAGCGGCCGCGACTTTTGTCCTCATGACCTCCATCTTCTGTTTGCACGGCTTGGTGTCCTCATCTGGCCGGGAGCGGCACCAGAAGGATGGGGCGCCACCGCCAAAGCCCCCCAAGCAGCCGCacatcatcttcatcctcatcgATGATCAG GGATTCAACGACATCGGCTACCACAACCCCGCCATCAAGACCCCCACGCTGGACAAGCTGGCGGCAGAGGGTGTCAAACTGGAGAACTACTACGTCCAGCCCATCTGCACGCCGTCACGCAGCCAGCTCCTCACCGGAAG GTATCAGATCCACACGGGTCTTCAGCACTCCATCATCAGGCCGAGccagcccagctgtcttcctctGCACATGGATACGCTTCCCGAGAGGCTGCGCCAGGCCGGATACGCCACGCATATGGTGGGGAAGTGGCACCTGGGCTTCTACAG GAAGGCGTGCTTGCCCACCAGGAAGGGCTTTGACACCTTCTTTGGATCCTTAACAGGAAGTGTGGACTATTACAG TTACGGCTCATGTGACGGCCCGGGCGTATGCGGCTACGATCTCCATGACGACGAGGGTGTGGCCTGGGGTCACGAGGGCAAGTACTCCACCACGCTCTTCACTCAGCGAGCTCGGAAGATCCTGGAGAGCCACGCCCCCGGGGAGCGACCTCTCTTCCTGCTTTTGTCCCTACAG GCCGTTCACACGCCGCTGCAGCCTCCCAAGTCCTACATCTACCCGTACCGCCACATGGCTAACGTGGCCAGGAGGAAGTTTGCTGCTATGGTGTCCACCGTGGATGAGGCGGTAAGGAACGTCACCTACGCGCTGAGGAAGTACGGATTCTACCGGAAcagcatcatcatctactcGACCGACAACGGTGCGCAACCCTTCACCGGGGGCAGCAACTGGCCGCTGAGAGGCCGCAAG GGGACATACTGGGAGGGCGGCGTCCGAGGAGTAGCGTTCGTGCACAGCCCGTTGCTACGACGCAGGAGGCGGGTGTCCAAAGCTCTTCTTCACATCACGGACTGGTTCCCCACGCTGGTGGGCCTCGCCGGGGGAAACGTCAGCCAG AATCTGGACGGCTACGACGTGTGGGCCGCCATCAGCGAAGGGAAGAAGTCACCTCGGCAAGAGATCCTCCATAACATTGACCCCCTGCACAAGCCCCCCACACCTGCCGCCACCTGGGACACCAGTGCAGAAGGAGCACCAG AGGATCCATCAAAGGCTCTGgccttaaaaaagccaaagaaaaagcagcgAATGTCAGTTTTTAAGCGACCAAAAGTCAACCTCaaagccaaaaacaaacaaaagctgcAGTCCAAGTCCCCCAAACCTCGTCTCAAAGTCCAGCACGCTTTCAACAACCAGCCAGGGATCTCCAGTTCCAAATCCAGAAGGACCACGTCTCAGGAGCAGAACCTGTCGTGGCCACAGACGACAAAGACCAAGCTCAAGATGCACCTCAAGTCCAAGACGATGTTTTCTCATCAGAACGTGTCCCACCCAGACAAAAACACCCTGCCCACTCCGCCCCCCCAGTCTGTTTGGGACGCGTCAGTCCAGGCGGCCATCAGAGTCGGTGACTGGAAGATGCTAACTGGAGACCCGGGCCATGGAGAGTGGGTCCCGCCGCAGGTTCTGCCGACACTGCCGGGCCGCTGGTGGAATCTGGAGCGAGCCTTCTCGGCGCTCTACAGGACCTTCAAGCACAAGAACATTTGGCTCTTCAACATCAGCGCCGACCCGTACGAGCGGCGGGACCTGGCCGAGCAAAGACCAGACGTGGTCCAGCAGCTGCTGTCCCGCCTGGCGTACTACAACCGGACCGCCGTGCCCGTCTACTTCCCGCCCGATGACCCCAGCGCTCaccccgggctgcacggcggcgccTGGGTGCCGtgggtggaggaggagaaggaggaggaaaaataTGAGGGCATCTACAAGAAGGTCCATgagaaaaacaagaagaagagaaagaaatGTCGGCTCTGCAAGCTCAAGTCCTTCTTTCTTAAACTCAACACCAGGATCATGTCCAGTCGCATTTGA
- the LOC131130826 gene encoding uncharacterized protein LOC131130826 yields the protein MKGLSGAADLLEKHVVQVGTPEEGLGLQDIYKAWIKLCSIPRQAEQPDEDESIKVEPEEGSEETLAEDNMDVNMSPVSEQTMVANGNVHNGSPDDDDEEEDKARKQPQLISDAEEAQGDTSGLEETDVNQTEATPTLSDGTETSELAMPTLAGDANEQPTDNQTLLPADLRAEQEEEVLVKMEVSDDLKQEDHTDAPEDQEATDDGKCGVVPSMPASSGCDGVNHISCPFGTFDGKMSAAEERDCKKKNKKRKKHDEDKLSEIEVTKRKKVEDIKEENVEDVVCPPEEEEKKGKKRRKRRRRRKTTGQRSQEVQCNAEPTGGNAETPTKQEAAGGAAPPLSSSKKTHPQEKVSRKKRMRLKKSQLGHKQDIPEESKTSKTETYATVEEDAPKSKKIKRDQSPARSAKEDKKKKKRAASEEKMEGAVGHVEPLPGGHSAHLSEKKKKKKAAECDETSAKKTNKRLKYQKEDGRLPVASIQ from the exons ATGAAAGGCTTGTCGGGCGCCGCtgacctgctggagaaacaCGTCGTCCAG GTGGGGACACCAGAAGAGGGCTTAGGTCTCCAGGACATCTACAAAGCATGGATAAA GCTGTGCTCCATTCCCCGGCAAGCTGAGCAGCCAGATGAGGATGAGTCCATAAAAGTAGAACCTGAGGAAGGCTCTGAGGAGACCCTTGCAGAAGATAACATGGATGTCAACATGTCGCCAG TCTCTGAGCAAACAATGGTAGCCAACGGAAATGTTCACAATGGCTCTcctgatgatgacgatgaagaagaagacaagGCTAGAAAG CAGCCGCAACTCATCTCGGATGCCGAAGAGGCCCAAGGTGACACCTCTGGGCTGGAGGAGACAGATGTCAATCAAACAGAGGCCACGCCCACCCTAAGTGATGGCACCGAG ACAAGTGAGCTAGCCATGCCCACCCTCGCCGGGGACGCCAACGAGCAGCCAACAGACAACCAAACCCTGCTTCCTGCAG aCCTGAGGGCTGAGCAGGAGGAAGAGGTACTTGTCAAG ATGGAGGTCAGTGATGATTTGAAGCAGGAGGACCACACGGACGCGCCAGAAGACCAAGAAGCTACTGATGATG GGAAATGTGGTGTCGTTCCTTCAATGCCTGCGTCTTCTGGGTGTGATGGTGTCAATCATATCAGCTGTCCATTTGGGACCTTTGATG GAAAGATGTCTGCTGCGGAGGAGcgagactgcaagaagaaaaacaagaagaggaagaagcacGATGAAGACAAACTCTCTGAAATTGAAGTCACAAAAAGGAAGAAGGTGGAAGACATCAAGGAGGAAAACGTGGAGGACGTAGTGTGTCCaccagaggaggaggaaaagaagggaaagaagaggaggaagaggaggaggaggaggaagacgacaGGACAGAGGAGCCAGGAGGTGCAATGCAATGCAGAACCAACAGGGGGCAATGCTGAGACACCCACAAAACAGGAAGCAGCCG GTGGCGCCGCTCCTCCGCTCTCATCCAGCAAGAAGACGCATCCACAGGAGAAAGTGAGCCGCAAGAAGAGGATGAGGCTGAAGAAATCCCAGCTAGGCCACAA GCAAGACATCCCAGAAGAATCCAAAACCTCCAAGACAGAGACGTACGCAACCGTGGAGGAGGATGCACCAAAGAGCAAGAAGATCAAACGGGACCAGTCGCCTGCTAGAAGTGCCAAggaagacaagaagaagaagaagagagctGCCAGTGAGGAGAAGATGGAAGGTGCTGTTGGGCACGTTGAGCCTCTTCCTGGTGGACACTCAGCTCACCtgtcagagaagaagaaaaagaagaaagcaGCGGAATGTGATGAGACATCAGCCAAGAAAACAA ACAAGAGACTCAAATATCAAAAGGAggatggccgacttcctgttgcttCAATCCAG TGA